One Leisingera sp. M658 genomic window carries:
- the deoD gene encoding purine-nucleoside phosphorylase yields the protein MTIHIGAAKDDIAETVLMPGDPYRAKWAAETFLKDAKLVNEVRGMLGFTGSWNGHPVTIQGSGMGMPSLSIYANELIRDFGAKTLIRIGSCGGMQDRVKVRDVILAMTASTLNSPSSGIFRELNFAPCADWGLLQAAAQAAAKRDAATHIGGIYSSDVFYDERPDLNEQMVRHGILGVEMEAAELYTLAARHGCRALAVLTVSDHLGTGEALPSDQRERSFGDMVEIALEAAFS from the coding sequence ATGACCATTCATATTGGTGCCGCAAAAGACGATATTGCGGAAACTGTTTTGATGCCCGGCGACCCCTACCGGGCGAAATGGGCTGCAGAGACATTTTTGAAAGACGCCAAGCTGGTCAACGAGGTGCGCGGGATGCTGGGATTCACCGGCAGCTGGAACGGGCATCCGGTGACCATTCAAGGCAGCGGCATGGGGATGCCCTCGCTGTCGATCTATGCCAATGAGCTGATCCGCGATTTCGGTGCCAAGACGCTGATCCGCATCGGCTCCTGCGGCGGGATGCAGGACAGGGTCAAGGTCCGCGACGTGATTCTGGCGATGACTGCCAGCACTCTGAACAGCCCCTCCAGCGGTATCTTCCGGGAGCTGAACTTTGCCCCATGCGCTGATTGGGGCCTGCTGCAGGCGGCGGCGCAAGCTGCGGCGAAACGTGATGCCGCAACACATATCGGCGGCATCTACTCGTCAGATGTGTTTTATGACGAACGCCCCGACCTGAATGAGCAGATGGTGCGCCACGGCATTCTCGGCGTGGAGATGGAAGCCGCAGAGCTTTACACGCTTGCGGCCCGGCATGGCTGCCGGGCTCTGGCAGTGCTGACGGTGTCTGACCATCTGGGCACTGGCGAAGCCTTGCCGTCCGATCAGCGGGAACGCAGCTTTGGCGACATGGTGGAAATTGCGTTGGAAGCCGCATTTTCCTGA
- a CDS encoding type III PLP-dependent enzyme: MNANVAGLSARNCETVSRTLSFIAANRFERPTLVVDAEAVAAKYQALARGLGRARIHYAVKANPAAGILERLVQEGSNFDAASRAEIEMCLAAGAAASRITFGNTIKRPADIAFAHSIGITHFAADAREELDKLAAHAPGARICLRLIVEASEADWPLSRKFGCTPDKALKLMDYAAARGLQVDGLSFHVGSQTREPQMWQGTLEQVARVWRQAHEAGHELNLLNIGGGFPASYGSDMMPAEDYARAVMELVGAHFGDVPEIMAEPGRGLVAEAGAIAAEVLLVSRKHDDDLHRWAYLDIGMFSGLAETMGEAIRYRITTDRDHETTGPCILAGPSCDSADVLYERKPYQLPLGLRGGDRVVIHSCGAYTSTYASVGFNGFPPLDVVVI; encoded by the coding sequence ATGAACGCAAACGTAGCCGGGCTGTCTGCCCGTAATTGCGAAACTGTATCCCGCACTCTGAGCTTCATCGCCGCAAACCGGTTTGAGCGGCCGACATTGGTGGTGGACGCCGAAGCGGTTGCCGCCAAATACCAGGCGCTGGCTCGCGGGCTGGGCCGGGCCCGCATTCACTATGCGGTCAAGGCCAACCCGGCAGCGGGCATTCTTGAGCGGCTGGTGCAGGAGGGATCCAATTTCGACGCGGCCAGCCGGGCGGAGATCGAAATGTGCCTGGCGGCAGGCGCTGCGGCCAGCCGGATCACCTTTGGCAATACCATTAAACGCCCTGCCGACATTGCCTTTGCCCACAGCATCGGCATCACCCATTTCGCCGCCGATGCGCGTGAGGAGCTGGACAAGCTGGCCGCGCATGCGCCGGGCGCCAGGATTTGCCTGCGGCTGATCGTTGAGGCCAGCGAGGCCGATTGGCCGCTCAGCCGCAAATTCGGCTGCACGCCGGACAAGGCGCTGAAGCTGATGGATTATGCTGCCGCCCGCGGCTTGCAGGTCGATGGCTTGTCGTTCCACGTCGGTTCGCAAACCCGCGAGCCGCAGATGTGGCAGGGCACGCTGGAGCAGGTGGCGCGGGTCTGGCGCCAGGCGCATGAGGCAGGCCATGAACTGAACCTGCTGAACATCGGCGGCGGTTTTCCGGCCTCTTATGGCTCGGACATGATGCCGGCCGAAGATTACGCCCGCGCGGTGATGGAACTGGTCGGCGCGCATTTCGGCGATGTGCCGGAGATCATGGCTGAACCGGGCCGCGGACTGGTGGCCGAGGCAGGCGCCATTGCCGCCGAGGTGCTGCTGGTCTCGCGTAAGCATGACGATGATCTGCACCGCTGGGCCTACCTCGATATCGGCATGTTCTCGGGCCTTGCCGAAACCATGGGCGAGGCAATCCGCTACCGGATCACCACGGACCGCGACCATGAGACCACCGGCCCCTGCATTCTGGCCGGACCTTCCTGCGACAGCGCGGATGTGCTGTACGAGCGCAAGCCCTACCAACTGCCGCTGGGGCTGAGGGGCGGCGACCGCGTGGTGATCCATTCTTGCGGGGCTTATACCTCGACCTATGCGTCGGTCGGCTTCAACGGCTTCCCGCCGTTGGACGTGGTAGTGATCTGA
- a CDS encoding protein meaA — protein sequence MPQMQKDRPWLIRTYAGHSTASASNALYRANLAKGQTGLSVAFDLPTQTGYDSDHVLARGEVGKVGVPVGHLGDMRALFDQIPLEQMNTSMTINATAPWLLSLYIAVAEEQGADVAKLQGTVQNDLIKEYLSRGTYVCPPKPSLKMIADVAEYCYTNVPKWNPMNVCSYHLQEAGATPEQELAFALATAQAVLDELKPRIAPEDFPAMVGRISFFVNAGIRFVTEMCKMRAFVDLWDEICRDRYGVGDPKFRRFRYGVQVNSLGLTEQQPENNVYRILIEMLAVTLSKKARARAVQLPAWNEALGLPRPWDQQWSMRMQQILAYETDLLEYGDLFDGNPAVDAKVEELKDGARAELANLESMGGAVASIEYMKGRLVDSNAERLNRIEKNETVVVGVNKWTEGEPSPLQTEDGGIMVVDPAVEQEQINRLNAWRAERDTAAVEAALAALRAAAQSGANIMEPSIAAAKAGVTTGEWAEEMRKVHGTYRGPTGVSASVSNKTEGLDDLRDAVNAVSDVLGRRIKFVVGKPGLDGHSNGAEQIAFRARDCGMDITYDGIRMTPAELVEAAQKDDAHVVGLSILSGSHLPLVEEMMSRMQEAGLGHIPVIVGGIIPDDDAERLKSMGVARVYTPKDFELNSIMSDIVNLAKPPEIAVN from the coding sequence ATGCCGCAGATGCAAAAAGACCGCCCCTGGCTGATCCGCACCTATGCCGGCCACTCCACGGCATCGGCGTCCAACGCGCTGTACCGCGCCAACCTGGCCAAGGGACAGACCGGCCTGTCGGTGGCCTTCGACCTGCCGACACAGACCGGGTATGACAGCGACCACGTGCTGGCGCGCGGCGAAGTGGGCAAGGTCGGGGTGCCGGTCGGTCATCTGGGCGACATGCGGGCGCTGTTCGATCAGATCCCGCTGGAGCAGATGAATACCTCGATGACCATCAATGCGACGGCGCCCTGGCTGCTGTCGCTTTACATCGCGGTGGCCGAGGAACAGGGCGCGGATGTCGCCAAACTGCAGGGCACGGTGCAGAACGATCTGATCAAGGAATACCTGAGCCGCGGCACCTATGTCTGCCCGCCCAAGCCCAGCCTGAAAATGATCGCGGATGTGGCCGAGTATTGCTATACCAACGTGCCCAAGTGGAACCCGATGAACGTGTGTTCCTACCACCTGCAAGAGGCCGGTGCGACACCGGAGCAGGAGCTGGCCTTTGCGCTGGCGACCGCCCAGGCGGTGCTGGACGAACTGAAACCGCGCATCGCGCCGGAGGACTTCCCGGCGATGGTCGGGCGGATTTCCTTCTTTGTGAATGCGGGCATCCGCTTTGTCACCGAGATGTGCAAGATGCGTGCCTTTGTCGATCTGTGGGATGAGATTTGCCGCGACCGCTACGGCGTGGGCGATCCGAAATTCCGCCGCTTCCGTTACGGCGTGCAGGTGAATTCGCTGGGTCTGACCGAACAGCAGCCGGAAAACAACGTCTACCGTATCCTGATCGAGATGCTGGCGGTGACCCTGTCGAAAAAGGCCCGCGCCCGCGCGGTGCAGCTGCCCGCCTGGAACGAGGCGCTTGGCCTGCCCCGCCCCTGGGACCAGCAGTGGTCGATGCGGATGCAGCAGATTCTGGCCTATGAGACCGACCTGCTGGAATACGGCGACCTGTTCGATGGCAACCCGGCGGTGGATGCCAAGGTCGAAGAGCTGAAGGACGGCGCCCGGGCCGAGCTGGCCAACCTGGAATCGATGGGCGGCGCCGTGGCCTCCATCGAGTATATGAAGGGCCGCCTGGTCGACTCCAACGCCGAGCGTCTGAACCGGATTGAGAAGAACGAGACCGTTGTGGTCGGCGTCAACAAATGGACCGAGGGCGAACCCTCGCCGCTGCAGACCGAGGACGGCGGCATCATGGTTGTGGACCCGGCGGTGGAGCAGGAGCAGATCAACCGCCTGAACGCCTGGCGCGCTGAACGAGACACTGCGGCGGTCGAAGCTGCACTCGCCGCCCTGCGGGCTGCGGCGCAAAGCGGCGCCAATATTATGGAGCCGTCCATCGCCGCCGCCAAGGCTGGCGTCACCACCGGCGAATGGGCCGAGGAAATGCGCAAGGTCCACGGTACTTACCGCGGCCCGACCGGCGTGTCGGCGTCCGTTTCCAACAAGACCGAAGGACTGGATGACCTGCGCGATGCGGTGAATGCAGTCAGCGACGTGCTGGGCCGCCGCATCAAATTCGTGGTCGGCAAGCCGGGGCTGGACGGCCATTCCAACGGCGCCGAGCAAATCGCCTTCCGCGCCCGCGATTGCGGCATGGACATCACCTATGACGGCATCCGCATGACCCCGGCAGAGCTGGTCGAAGCCGCGCAAAAAGACGACGCCCATGTGGTTGGCCTGTCGATCCTGTCGGGCAGCCACCTGCCGCTGGTCGAGGAAATGATGAGCCGGATGCAGGAGGCCGGCCTTGGCCATATCCCGGTGATTGTCGGCGGGATTATCCCCGATGACGATGCGGAACGGCTGAAATCCATGGGCGTGGCGCGCGTTTACACTCCCAAAGATTTTGAGCTCAATTCAATTATGAGCGACATTGTGAACTTGGCAAAGCCACCGGAAATTGCAGTGAATTGA
- a CDS encoding ZIP family metal transporter — translation MQPHVFAILLAGLAGLAMPLGGFLAWCEHIRNPMLRDEVLHTIGAIGGGALASAVALVLVPEAAEVLPPAWAVGLFAAGGAVFYAVDALLQRRGGSGALLMAMLLDYLPEAMALGAMLVADAATAKLLALMIFLQNLPEGFAAFREVWSGSSPAWHVLLAFLGLAALGPACALVGLFWLADARAALGAIMIFAAGGILYLLFQDIAPKAHSSRSSVPALGAVAGFALGLAGELLTG, via the coding sequence ATGCAACCACATGTTTTTGCCATTCTTTTAGCCGGGCTTGCCGGTCTCGCCATGCCGTTAGGCGGCTTCCTTGCCTGGTGCGAGCATATCCGCAACCCGATGCTCCGGGACGAGGTGCTGCACACCATCGGGGCCATTGGCGGCGGGGCGCTGGCCTCGGCGGTGGCGCTGGTGCTGGTGCCGGAAGCGGCCGAGGTGCTGCCGCCCGCTTGGGCGGTTGGCCTGTTTGCCGCTGGCGGAGCGGTGTTTTATGCGGTCGATGCGCTGTTGCAGCGCCGTGGCGGCAGCGGCGCCTTGCTGATGGCGATGCTGCTGGACTACCTGCCGGAAGCGATGGCGCTGGGGGCTATGCTGGTGGCGGATGCGGCCACCGCCAAGCTGCTGGCGCTGATGATCTTCCTGCAGAACCTGCCCGAAGGCTTTGCCGCCTTCCGCGAAGTCTGGAGTGGCAGCAGCCCGGCCTGGCATGTGTTGCTGGCCTTTCTTGGGCTGGCCGCGCTCGGGCCTGCCTGTGCGCTGGTTGGGCTTTTTTGGCTGGCGGACGCCCGTGCTGCGCTGGGGGCGATCATGATCTTTGCGGCTGGCGGCATTCTCTATCTGCTGTTCCAGGATATTGCGCCCAAGGCCCATTCCAGCCGCAGCAGCGTGCCGGCACTGGGTGCGGTTGCCGGTTTTGCGCTGGGGCTGGCCGGGGAGCTTCTGACCGGCTGA
- a CDS encoding acyltransferase: MAETSRLSEFDGLRAIALLSVVLFHYFQRFPEFYPYGDSLLPVTGYGYLGVHLFFVISGFVISVSLRSGSGLHVFLLKRLLRLWPPLAVCAVITFIAMHLIDSAYSNSVQTGFSGFAASLSFIPPAFWRFNFGFDGYIDGVYWTLTCEVLFYLWAAVLFAVFGPRRFAERAALVLLAGQSVLLAAEVVFPDLVPSQLNMLMLVGYAHLFAAGVLFARVYSHGACTRTLALLGASVAVALGMAQDAGEAAILTLIYLIVAACAWRLPAARLLGWRPLSWIGLVSYSVYLLHNNIGITLLSLLPPGLPGAVYFASAAGVLGGIVLLSWGVFTWVEKPSQSLARRLGAWFREPRPAGLPDGLQQE; encoded by the coding sequence ATGGCTGAAACCAGCAGGCTGAGCGAATTTGACGGGTTGCGCGCCATTGCCTTGCTGTCTGTCGTTCTGTTCCACTACTTTCAGCGTTTTCCAGAATTCTACCCCTACGGAGACAGTCTTCTGCCCGTGACGGGATACGGCTACCTTGGTGTCCACCTGTTCTTTGTCATTTCCGGTTTCGTCATTTCGGTCTCGCTCAGGTCCGGAAGCGGCTTGCACGTGTTTCTGCTCAAGCGCCTGCTGCGGCTGTGGCCGCCTCTTGCGGTCTGCGCGGTCATCACTTTTATAGCCATGCACCTCATCGACAGCGCATACAGCAACTCTGTGCAGACCGGATTCAGCGGCTTTGCGGCATCGCTAAGCTTTATTCCCCCAGCCTTTTGGCGGTTCAATTTCGGCTTCGACGGCTACATTGACGGGGTGTACTGGACATTGACCTGTGAAGTGCTGTTTTACCTCTGGGCGGCGGTTTTGTTTGCAGTCTTCGGGCCCCGCCGGTTTGCTGAACGTGCAGCCCTGGTGCTTTTGGCCGGGCAATCTGTCTTGTTAGCGGCAGAAGTCGTTTTTCCGGATCTTGTGCCTTCACAGCTGAACATGCTGATGCTCGTGGGCTACGCGCATTTATTTGCGGCCGGTGTCCTTTTTGCCCGGGTATACAGCCATGGCGCCTGCACCCGTACCCTTGCGCTGCTGGGGGCAAGTGTTGCGGTGGCGCTGGGCATGGCGCAGGACGCAGGAGAGGCCGCAATTCTGACGCTGATCTACCTGATCGTTGCCGCCTGCGCCTGGCGCCTGCCTGCGGCGCGGCTGCTGGGATGGCGCCCCTTGTCCTGGATCGGGCTGGTCAGTTATTCGGTTTATCTGCTGCACAACAATATCGGCATCACGCTGTTGTCCCTGTTACCCCCGGGCCTGCCCGGCGCGGTGTATTTTGCCAGCGCTGCGGGGGTGCTGGGCGGGATAGTGCTGCTTTCCTGGGGTGTCTTCACCTGGGTCGAGAAGCCCTCGCAATCTCTTGCCAGGCGATTGGGCGCGTGGTTCCGGGAACCCAGACCGGCAGGTCTGCCGGACGGCCTGCAACAGGAGTAA
- a CDS encoding H-NS histone family protein produces MTLDLSAMTRKELLQLQSDVEEALRTAELRERQEALKAAEEAAAKYGFSLEEIAGASRQGVKKNKAAPKYRNPSNHDETWTGRGRKPHWVHAALTAGMDISDLEI; encoded by the coding sequence ATGACCCTCGATCTTTCGGCAATGACCAGAAAAGAACTTCTTCAGCTGCAAAGCGATGTGGAAGAAGCGCTGCGTACAGCAGAACTGCGCGAACGCCAGGAAGCTTTGAAAGCGGCTGAAGAAGCGGCTGCGAAATACGGCTTCTCCTTGGAAGAAATCGCCGGCGCCTCGCGTCAAGGCGTAAAGAAAAACAAAGCGGCCCCAAAATACCGCAACCCCAGCAACCATGACGAAACCTGGACCGGCCGCGGCCGCAAACCGCATTGGGTGCATGCTGCGCTGACCGCAGGCATGGATATTTCCGACCTGGAAATCTGA
- a CDS encoding DUF1989 domain-containing protein, which yields MTDIPAAPADAEARRAVQPVVCYPNETLPAPDLALYHQARLGAVKTGEVLAQPREAACFEVPAGHFFRIGSVQGPQVGDLNLWSRNDLSERFYSGKTRALHGTHITTGERMWTSFPHLRPMATITADTLGWYGIDDFGGSVHDVIGTRCDPYTGNLLAGSQYHHCCHSNLTRALAEHLGLSLAEAEPHVHDVLNVFMCTGFTRDTGQYFMKASPVRPGDYLEFFAEIDLLGALSACPGGDCSAEHSSDTAACHPLLIEIFEPAAGALKGWQSPPRNGYDRSHGR from the coding sequence ATGACCGACATTCCCGCAGCCCCGGCCGATGCGGAGGCCCGCCGCGCTGTCCAGCCAGTGGTCTGCTATCCTAACGAAACCCTGCCGGCGCCCGATCTGGCGCTGTATCACCAGGCCCGGCTGGGCGCAGTGAAGACCGGCGAGGTGCTGGCGCAGCCCCGCGAAGCCGCCTGTTTTGAGGTGCCGGCCGGGCATTTCTTCCGGATCGGCTCAGTGCAGGGGCCGCAGGTCGGCGACCTCAACCTGTGGAGCAGGAACGACCTGAGCGAGCGGTTTTACTCCGGCAAGACCCGCGCCTTGCATGGCACCCATATCACCACCGGCGAACGGATGTGGACCAGTTTCCCGCATCTGCGCCCCATGGCCACGATTACCGCAGATACCTTGGGCTGGTACGGGATCGACGATTTCGGCGGTTCGGTGCATGATGTGATCGGCACCCGCTGCGATCCTTACACCGGCAACCTTTTGGCCGGCAGCCAGTACCACCACTGCTGCCATTCCAATCTGACACGCGCATTGGCGGAACACCTCGGCCTTTCCCTGGCGGAGGCGGAACCGCATGTGCATGACGTGCTTAACGTTTTCATGTGCACCGGCTTTACCCGGGATACCGGCCAGTATTTCATGAAGGCCAGCCCGGTGCGGCCCGGTGACTATCTGGAATTCTTTGCCGAAATTGATCTTCTCGGCGCCCTCAGCGCCTGTCCCGGCGGCGATTGCTCGGCTGAGCATTCCAGCGATACCGCCGCCTGCCATCCGCTGCTGATCGAGATCTTTGAGCCCGCAGCAGGCGCGCTGAAGGGCTGGCAAAGCCCGCCCCGCAATGGTTATGACCGCAGCCATGGCCGATAG